From the Hordeum vulgare subsp. vulgare chromosome 1H, MorexV3_pseudomolecules_assembly, whole genome shotgun sequence genome, the window GTTCAAAAGTATGAGCATTTGTTTTTCAAAACCATCAATGTTTTTTTATATATGTGAATTTTTTGCCATAATTGTGAAcattattgcgtctagggcatatttctaacagaatCATGTCCCGTGTTCCTAAAATGCAGGTCTAACTGTTGTTCGTAGTAAAAATAATAAATTGATCTCTCAAATGATCCTGAAATGATATAGAACGTGCAATAGTTACAGAAAAATAAACAAAGATACTATTAGTTTATTTTTATTGAACGAATGTTAGAATATCTATCtgagcatttctatttttcttatcTTGATAGCTATTCTAGCATTCTCCATATGACTGAAACTACATACCATGCTTAGTGCAAATAAGAATGGTTTCATGCCTGTGTCCAAGTTAATAAAGTTTTCTCTTTCATGCAGGAATACTTGGGAAGGTAATTAAAATAACTTAACCATCCTGACTACAATACCAACAATTGCATTGTTAACTTCCAACGAAACATTACACATGAAAACAAAGGCAAAGACGATAGAAATAATAAAGCAATCAATATAATGTATGTGATCAACTAATCATGAAATGATAATTGAAGCCCTAAAAATCATGAAAACATAACAGCTGCAAAACATAGACCATGCATGGCCTGAACAAAATGTTACGATGCTGCTAATATCATGCTAAAAAATGTGCACAAATAAAATCAATGTAACATATCGACACAGTTCAAAACGACTAAGCGTTGATCAAATATAAGGATACAATGGGGAAGTTTAACCTACTGTAGATTATTTGAAACCGGTGCAAAAATCTTCCTAAAAAACATTCCCCCACAGATTGGGGGTTGGGAGTGCTATCAACCATAATACACAAAGTGCAAGCCACCATTGTAAACACACATATGAAATGTGCGAATAAACTAAACTGGAACGAATCCCACAAATGCAGGAAACGAAAACCTTCTCGAGCTTATTGCTTATTACTACCAAAATACACATAAAAACACTACATCAATTATTTGTCTTccaataacaacaaataaaaaaatgCTCAAATAATATCATGACTTTACTACCTCGAATAAAAAATGTAAATATATTAAtacaaacaagaaaaaaaatacatGCCATAAATAAGGAAAACTCAACTCACACATTAAAAAAATTGGAAAATAGATGCAACAACCTTCCTTTGGTCACACGACCGATTGCATCGAAATCTCCACGCAATAATCACCCACTTCCTCTGCTCCTCTTGCAGCCaggagaagagagaagaagaggctGAAAAAGGTCTATCAACTAAGAATCAAGTTTCTTTACACGACTCTAATGGCACGGCTACCAATGTAAGAAAAGAGAAACTAATCCAAAGTCCGAGGGATTGATGCCCAAGCCCAAGACACAAAAAGCCCACAAAAGACTCATTGAATAGGCCACACGAACTCAAAATGGTCATCACAATTCAATCAAAGGATTATTTTTCTTTCATGACTACGTGCCCATGATAAGGCTTCGAAAGCAAACACGATATCACGTGGTGCAAACCAATAATTGGAATAAATTTTAATTTTTCCCGGTAAGGAAGGTAATGAGTCTCGACTATTTTACCCTCGGCAAAATATCGAAAGTATTTATACACATCCAAATGCGGTCACCGCATTAATGCACCATTCATATAGATAGTGGTACATTTTAATGGTGGTGGAGAGTTCAATATCTCATTCCAGTATTAGATTCAAAATTATTTGGATATAGCGCACTCAAGTTTAATCTGTTCCTCATGTTATCGTAGCGGGGAAGTTTgatgtcatcgtagtcatcacGATCTCACAAAATCTAAGCACAACCGTTCATTTTGTGTTATAGTTCAAAATACATACTGCATAAAATACatgcttttcatgaaaatattatgCATCTTAATCTAATTCATCGTTATGATGCTGGCAACCAAAAAAGATTATTGGTAAGTCCTCAAAAAGAGTGATACGTTCAGATGGGCTGGGTTTTTAAATCGCGCCCCCATAAAACCGACCCCAAACGAACGAGCCCGGCGACAAGGCAAAGCACAGACAAAACCCCACCGCTTCCGTCCCCTCCGTCCTCGCAGCCTCCCATGGCCATGTGGCCTTCTTGGGTGAAGACGCGCGCTTCCAGCTCCAAATCCTCCCCATCCACCGCGCTGGTCGCCGCTGCCGCCACCACCCGGCGCTTCTCCATCACCTCCCACTCCCCGTCCCTCAAGGACATCCAGTCGCTGGTCCACCCGGagcccgcccgcccgccgccaCCGCGCGTCTTCCACCGCCTCCGCGTTGCGGCCTccgccctccgcctcctccgcgcCCTCAAGTCGGCCTCGGCGCATGACACCGCGAGGGAGCCAGAGGTGCACGTGGTGCTCTACTTCACCTCCCTCCGAGTCGTCCGCCGCACCTACGAGGACTGCTACACCGTGCGCTTCATCCTGCGGGGGATCGGCGCCACCGTCGACGAGCGGGACCTGGCCATGGACAACGGCTTCGTCGCGGAGTTCGCCGCACTCCTGCCGCCCCGCCTGGGCCTGGCCCTCCCGCAGGTGTTCGTGGACGGCCGGCACCTCGGGGGCGTCGAGGAGGTCCAGCGCCTCCACGAGTCCGGGGAGCTCAACCGCATCGTCGCGGCCCCGGCATCCCCCGCCCTGCCCCGTCCCCCCTGCGGCCGCTGCGGCGACGAGCGCCACGTGCCCTGCGGCAGCTGCGACGGGAGCCGCAAGAAGCACAGCGACGAGGACGGCGCCTTCATCACCTGCGACGCATGCAACGAGAACGGCCTCGTCCGGTGCCCCGACTGCCTCTTCCCGGCGGCCGCCTGATCGGGAACCCAGATCCAGTCAGTAGTCAGTACGCGGTTGTCCAGTAACTGAAAGTCTTTACTACTGGCAGCAGTAGGACAGCTACTCCTCGTCGACGACAGCTGCTCAGCTCAAGAGACCACCTGCATGCCCAGCTCGATAGACTCCATTCACATATTACTACTAGTCAAACTAGTTCAAAGCCGGTTACAGACCATTAGCTTGGCTGCGAACCGGACTGGAATTTTTTATAATTTAGCTTCGGCATTAGAACTTTCAGAAGATTTGCTGCTCATTTTCCTCCTCTTGGTTACTCCAATCCTGGACGAACCAAGATGAGGCTATACTAGAGTTATATAATAGCAAGATGAGACTATACTTGATCCCTCCGGTTTTGGTCCATGTAGTATGTACGTGCGTTTCAAATCCTTTTTAATTCTCAATGGCACGGGCTTCGCGTGCTGCTTGCGTGCCCATGTTTACCGGTGTGTTTGCGCACGCGACACGATATACCCATGCAGCTAGCGCATGCTCATCACAGTTGTGGCGTGAAGGGGTCATCGTCTGGGCTGGCTCCTATCATTTGCCCGATGTTTCGTCGCGGGGTACGGCAGACGCTCCAGGCACTGGTGTCGGCCAATCATGCATGGCTCCTACGGGCGGCACGGCACTCGGCACGACACCAAGGGTGCGCTCCCCGGTAGCGTCTCACAGATGGGCTAGGCTCAACAGCGCAAGGTGTGCGTCTTTCAAGCACACGTTCTTTTCTATTCCagtgtttttttttcctttttttggtttCTCCTTTTTCCTACGTATTAATTTTATTTATAAATGGAAATACTGTAAATATATATATTTAAAATAACAATTTAAATAAATGTTTCAAAAGAATCATCATGCATCTATAAAACTTTCATAACATTCAAATAAATTCTTCTGGCGCTTCAAATATAATTTCATGTTTCAAAACAATGTTTGTGACTTTTTTAAAACATTGGTACGTTGGTATAATCTGAAAAAAAGTTTCATACTTCCTCCACCAAAAAATAAGCACACCGAATCAGTGTCAATTATTTGGGCATGCAGGGAATACCATTCAAAAAACATATTAGAAATTTTATAAAACCTTAAATTTTAAAAAACATGTATGTGacatttaaagaaaaggttatgcAATGTAAAAAAATTCTTGTAATTTAGCAAAATATTTTATATAATACAAACAAAGTtattaatatattttttaaatgagcACTTACCAAAATATGTATGTTACATTTGAAATAAAAATTGTTTGTGTGTTTTTAAAATGGTTTCTTACCATTAAAAACATTGTGACACTTAAAATAAGTTCTAACACTTCACCAATGAATTTCACATTTGTCAAAATTGTTCTTGATATAAATCATGTTCTTTTGAGAAAATATTCATTGTGTATTCTAAAATATTTCATATGCATTTGACAAAATGTTAAACTTGTAATTGGGGAAAATGGACAACGTGTATCGAAAAAATGTTCAATGTATATATGAAAATGTTCAATGTATATCTCAAATATTTGACAAAGTattcaaaaatatgaaaataaaagggcagaaaaaacaaaaagaatacCGATGAGAACTACCAAAGAGGACACACCGAAAACAAGCAAATAAAGAAATGAAGGAAATCATTAAAAATATTGAAAAGGGAGaaataacaaaagaaaaaaaatagagaaaagctGATCAAAACTAGAAAGAAACATAGAAACAAAAGAATTTTTTTGCATGAAATCTTGTTTTAGATCATAAGAGAGCCAAAGGGCACCCTGTTCTCATTACCATAATTAAATCAGT encodes:
- the LOC123414241 gene encoding uncharacterized protein At5g39865-like — translated: MAMWPSWVKTRASSSKSSPSTALVAAAATTRRFSITSHSPSLKDIQSLVHPEPARPPPPRVFHRLRVAASALRLLRALKSASAHDTAREPEVHVVLYFTSLRVVRRTYEDCYTVRFILRGIGATVDERDLAMDNGFVAEFAALLPPRLGLALPQVFVDGRHLGGVEEVQRLHESGELNRIVAAPASPALPRPPCGRCGDERHVPCGSCDGSRKKHSDEDGAFITCDACNENGLVRCPDCLFPAAA